One genomic window of Polyangium aurulentum includes the following:
- a CDS encoding aquaporin → MQRSYGAEGFGTFAVVFAGCGAAAVGGAALGPVGVALSFGLAFAAVALAVGPVSGAHLNPAVTLAAALAGRLRARDAVAYVAAQFAGATLGVALAIMIARGRPGGAPGVAEALAGGYGAASPGFYGAGSALLVEVGLTAILAFVLLGVEVRRRGVSASLYAAAGGIGYALVHLVGMPVTGLPANPARALGAALLAGGIAQGQLWVFVVGPLLGGAIGALAHRLVFGPEVGLAPELEAHRR, encoded by the coding sequence ATGCAGCGAAGTTACGGCGCTGAAGGATTCGGTACGTTCGCGGTGGTGTTCGCGGGCTGCGGCGCGGCCGCGGTGGGCGGCGCGGCGCTCGGGCCCGTGGGCGTCGCGCTCTCGTTCGGGCTCGCGTTCGCGGCCGTGGCGCTCGCCGTGGGGCCCGTCTCCGGCGCTCACCTGAACCCGGCGGTCACCCTCGCCGCGGCGCTCGCGGGCAGGCTGCGGGCGAGGGACGCGGTCGCGTACGTCGCGGCGCAGTTTGCGGGAGCGACGCTCGGGGTGGCGCTCGCGATCATGATCGCGAGGGGCAGGCCTGGAGGCGCGCCGGGCGTGGCGGAGGCGCTCGCGGGCGGGTACGGCGCGGCGTCGCCCGGGTTTTACGGCGCGGGATCGGCGCTGCTCGTCGAGGTGGGGCTCACCGCGATCCTCGCGTTCGTGCTCCTCGGCGTCGAGGTGCGCAGGCGTGGCGTGAGCGCCTCGCTGTACGCGGCGGCGGGAGGCATCGGGTACGCGCTCGTGCACCTCGTGGGCATGCCGGTGACGGGGCTGCCGGCGAACCCGGCGCGCGCGCTCGGCGCGGCGTTGCTCGCGGGTGGGATCGCGCAGGGGCAGCTCTGGGTGTTCGTCGTGGGCCCGCTGCTCGGAGGAGCGATCGGGGCGCTCGCCCATCGGCTCGTGTTCGGTCCCGAGGTCGGGCTAGCCCCCGAGCTGGAAGCGCACCGCCGGTAG